A window of Microbacterium sp. Root61 genomic DNA:
GCTCTGGTTCTACTTATGACGCCGGGAGTGGCGTTCTTCTATGGCGGCCTCGTCAAGGCGAAGAGCGTCGTCAGCATGATGATGATGAGCTTCGGTGCGCTCGGGCTCGTCAGCGTTCTGTGGATCCTGTACGGATTCAACATGAGCGCGGTCGACAGCACGTGGGCGTTCGCCGGCAACCCGTTCTCTGACTTCGGCCTGGCCAACGCCGACAACGACACGCTCGTCGGCGCCACCTTCGGCGCCACCTTCGCGATCATCACCGTCGCCCTGATCTCCGGCGCCATCGCGGACCGCGCGAAGTTCGGCTCCTGGATGATCTTCGCGTTCGTGTGGTCGACGCTCGTCTACTTCCCCGTCGCGGCGTGGGTCTGGGGCGGCGGCTGGATCATGAGCCTGGGCGAGACCTTCGGCTTCTCGACCAACGTCATCGACTACGCCGGTGGCACCGCGGTGCACATCAACGCCGGTGCGGCGGCCCTGGCGCTCGCGCTGGTGCTCGGCAAGCGCATCGGCTTCCAGAAGGGCATCCAGAAGCCCCACAACGTGCCGCTGGTGATGCTCGGTGCGGCGCTGCTGTGGTTCGGTTGGTTCGGCTTCAACGCCGGCGCTGAGGGCACCTTCGGCCTACTGGGCACCGAGGACTCCTCGGTCGGCCTCATCATCGTCAACACGCTGGGTGCCACGGCTGCCGCCATCATCGGCTGGCTCGTCGTCGAGAAGCTCAAGGACGGCAAGGCCACGTCGGTCGGCGCCGCCACGGGTGCCGTC
This region includes:
- a CDS encoding ammonium transporter, which produces MDSGNLAWSVTATALVLLMTPGVAFFYGGLVKAKSVVSMMMMSFGALGLVSVLWILYGFNMSAVDSTWAFAGNPFSDFGLANADNDTLVGATFGATFAIITVALISGAIADRAKFGSWMIFAFVWSTLVYFPVAAWVWGGGWIMSLGETFGFSTNVIDYAGGTAVHINAGAAALALALVLGKRIGFQKGIQKPHNVPLVMLGAALLWFGWFGFNAGAEGTFGLLGTEDSSVGLIIVNTLGATAAAIIGWLVVEKLKDGKATSVGAATGAVAGLVAITPACANLTPGWALLLGVVAGVVCALAVELKWKLGFDDSLDVVGVHLVGGLIGTLYLGFFATETGLFVGGNAEQLILQAIAAFGVLIYSFVLAYAIGFAIEKTIGFRIKNEDEIAGVDTVVHGEEGYLLAERV